Proteins co-encoded in one Pseudarthrobacter chlorophenolicus A6 genomic window:
- a CDS encoding DsbA family protein, with amino-acid sequence MVSSPAPPRDTARLVRTVIWIVLAAAVIGGVAWYALLTANNEQKAAPPAPGSEQLVRENSYRLTAPSVEKAQLVEFLDFECPSCGSIHPVVEELKAEFGDRITFVNRHFPLAAHANSGQAALAAEAANQQGKYQEMANRLFETQSQWAGQQTSQAPLFRTYAEDLGLDLALFDAAVADHQTEERVLADIADGEALGVHGTPTFFLNGEKLTLTTKADFRQKLADAVR; translated from the coding sequence ATGGTCTCAAGCCCTGCCCCACCCCGTGATACCGCACGCCTTGTCAGGACAGTGATCTGGATTGTGCTGGCAGCCGCCGTCATCGGCGGGGTGGCCTGGTACGCCCTGTTGACCGCCAACAATGAGCAGAAAGCTGCTCCGCCGGCGCCAGGATCCGAACAGCTCGTCCGGGAGAACAGCTACCGCCTCACCGCGCCTTCCGTGGAAAAGGCGCAGCTGGTGGAGTTCCTGGATTTCGAATGCCCCTCGTGCGGGTCCATCCATCCCGTGGTGGAGGAGCTCAAAGCCGAGTTTGGCGACAGGATTACCTTCGTGAACAGGCATTTCCCCCTGGCGGCCCACGCCAACTCCGGCCAGGCGGCGCTCGCTGCCGAGGCCGCAAACCAGCAGGGCAAGTACCAGGAAATGGCCAACAGGCTCTTCGAAACCCAGTCCCAGTGGGCCGGGCAGCAGACGTCCCAGGCGCCGCTGTTCCGTACGTACGCGGAGGACCTCGGGTTGGACCTTGCCCTGTTCGACGCCGCCGTGGCTGACCATCAAACCGAGGAGCGGGTCCTGGCGGACATTGCCGATGGCGAGGCGCTGGGCGTCCACGGGACGCCCACCTTCTTCCTCAACGGGGAGAAACTGACGCTCACCACCAAGGCCGATTTCCGGCAGAAACTCGCCGACGCCGTCAGATAG
- a CDS encoding glycoside hydrolase family 68 protein: MHKHPQSPRKLRWRSAAAALAASVAASAFLAVPSAQANEPADPPAAQQLPSPTPGFPLPSKHTQQAVDPASDFTSKWTRADAKQIMAQSNPSVAPGQNSMSPDVTMPEIPEDFPAMNDDVWVWDTWSLTDENANQISYKGYDVIFSLVADRHAGYGFDQRHWNARIGYFFRKTNADPAKDKWNYGGHLFLDNTSIGNTEWSGSTRLMQGNQVNVFYTATTFHDVAERNAGGGGIAPDAAIAKALGKIHADKNGVTFDGFQHTKLLEPDGKMYQTKAQNPGFAFRDPYTFADPAHPGKTYMVFEGNTAGNRGDYQCKGEDLGYQPGDPHAEKLTDVQNTGAHYQTANVGLAVADNKDLTKWSFLPPILSANCVNDQTERPQIFIQNENGKNKYYLYTISHQFTYADGMRGPDGVYGFVGDGIRSDYQPVNNSGLALGSPTDLNLPANNPSGTISGQQNGRQFQAYSHYVQPNGLVQSFIDNVNGVRGGSLSPTVKINFKNGVTQVDRSFGQNGLGPFGYLPTNKRIGGEGLYK; this comes from the coding sequence ATGCACAAGCACCCCCAATCACCCCGGAAGCTGCGGTGGCGGTCCGCCGCCGCAGCCCTGGCGGCGTCCGTGGCCGCCTCGGCCTTCCTGGCCGTCCCCTCGGCGCAGGCCAACGAACCCGCTGACCCGCCGGCAGCCCAGCAGCTCCCGTCGCCAACGCCCGGCTTCCCCCTCCCCAGCAAGCACACCCAGCAGGCTGTTGACCCGGCGTCGGACTTCACCTCAAAGTGGACCCGTGCGGACGCCAAGCAGATCATGGCGCAGAGCAACCCGTCCGTTGCGCCGGGCCAGAACTCCATGAGCCCCGACGTCACCATGCCGGAGATTCCTGAGGACTTTCCGGCCATGAATGACGACGTCTGGGTCTGGGACACCTGGTCCCTCACGGATGAAAACGCCAACCAGATCAGCTACAAGGGCTACGACGTCATCTTCTCCCTGGTGGCCGACCGCCACGCCGGCTACGGATTCGACCAGCGCCACTGGAACGCCCGCATCGGATACTTCTTCCGCAAGACCAACGCCGATCCGGCCAAGGACAAGTGGAACTACGGCGGGCACCTGTTCCTGGACAACACATCCATCGGCAACACCGAATGGTCCGGCTCCACCCGCCTCATGCAGGGCAACCAGGTCAACGTCTTCTACACGGCCACCACGTTCCACGATGTGGCAGAGCGCAACGCCGGCGGCGGCGGAATCGCTCCCGACGCCGCCATCGCCAAAGCACTGGGCAAGATCCATGCCGACAAGAACGGCGTGACGTTCGACGGCTTCCAGCACACCAAGCTGCTGGAGCCGGACGGAAAGATGTACCAGACGAAGGCGCAGAACCCCGGTTTCGCTTTCCGCGACCCGTACACCTTCGCCGACCCGGCCCACCCGGGCAAGACCTACATGGTCTTTGAAGGCAACACCGCCGGAAACCGCGGCGACTACCAGTGCAAGGGCGAGGACCTGGGCTACCAGCCCGGCGATCCGCACGCTGAGAAGCTGACCGATGTCCAGAACACCGGCGCGCACTACCAGACCGCAAACGTTGGGCTGGCCGTTGCCGACAACAAGGACCTCACCAAGTGGTCCTTCCTGCCGCCGATCCTGTCCGCCAACTGCGTCAACGACCAGACTGAGCGCCCGCAGATCTTCATTCAGAATGAAAACGGCAAGAACAAGTACTACCTCTACACGATCAGCCACCAGTTCACCTATGCGGACGGCATGCGCGGCCCCGACGGCGTCTACGGCTTCGTGGGCGACGGCATCCGCTCCGACTACCAGCCGGTTAACAACAGCGGCCTGGCCCTCGGCTCGCCCACCGACCTGAACCTGCCGGCCAACAACCCGAGCGGAACCATCTCGGGCCAGCAGAACGGCAGGCAGTTCCAGGCCTACTCGCACTACGTCCAGCCCAACGGCCTGGTGCAGTCGTTCATCGACAACGTCAACGGCGTCCGCGGCGGCTCCCTGTCCCCGACCGTCAAGATCAACTTCAAGAACGGCGTGACCCAGGTGGACCGCAGCTTCGGCCAAAACGGCCTTGGCCCGTTCGGCTACCTGCCCACCAACAAGCGCATTGGCGGCGAAGGCCTCTACAAGTAA
- a CDS encoding DMT family transporter, whose translation MPSTTPVSSPASASSAAAPVKALGIAAMAVTVVLWASAFVGIRAIGPHFSPGSLTLGRLAIAAVVLAAVALPKILKTRLMPRGREWWPILAYGVMWFGGYNVALNAAEHVLDAGTSALLINVNPILVAIMAGIFLKEGFPRWLLIGSTIAFAGVALIALGSGAPGQPGESTTTDMAGVLLCLLAAVLAAVSVIIQKPVLRKFPAAQATWFGILVGALCCLPFAGQLVSEVQAAPPAATAGLVYLGIFPTAIAFTTWAYALSLVDAGKLAATTYLVPGTTVLISWLLLGEIPTAWGLVGGLVCLVGVSLTRRRTRTRRAGSRSAARGVSGQNQAFPADNRD comes from the coding sequence ATGCCTTCCACTACCCCTGTCAGCAGTCCCGCTTCGGCGTCATCGGCGGCAGCCCCGGTCAAGGCGCTGGGCATTGCAGCCATGGCGGTCACCGTGGTCCTGTGGGCTTCGGCGTTCGTGGGTATCCGTGCCATCGGTCCACACTTCTCTCCCGGTTCCTTGACGCTGGGCAGGTTGGCGATTGCCGCCGTCGTACTCGCTGCCGTGGCGCTGCCGAAGATACTGAAGACGCGCCTCATGCCGCGGGGCCGCGAGTGGTGGCCCATCCTGGCGTACGGGGTGATGTGGTTCGGGGGCTACAACGTGGCGCTGAATGCCGCCGAACATGTCCTTGATGCGGGTACCAGTGCCTTGCTCATCAACGTCAATCCCATTTTGGTGGCCATCATGGCAGGCATCTTCCTCAAGGAGGGCTTTCCGCGCTGGTTGCTCATCGGCAGCACCATTGCCTTCGCCGGCGTCGCGCTCATCGCGCTGGGATCCGGCGCGCCAGGCCAGCCAGGGGAAAGCACGACGACGGACATGGCCGGCGTGCTGCTTTGCCTCCTTGCCGCGGTGCTCGCCGCAGTCAGCGTCATCATCCAGAAGCCGGTGCTGCGGAAGTTCCCTGCGGCCCAGGCCACCTGGTTCGGAATCCTGGTAGGTGCTCTATGCTGCCTACCCTTCGCCGGGCAGCTGGTGTCCGAGGTACAGGCAGCACCGCCCGCGGCCACGGCAGGGCTGGTGTACCTGGGGATCTTTCCCACCGCGATCGCCTTCACCACCTGGGCCTATGCCCTGTCACTGGTGGATGCCGGAAAGCTGGCGGCCACCACCTACCTGGTTCCCGGAACAACGGTGCTGATTTCGTGGCTCCTGCTGGGAGAGATCCCCACGGCCTGGGGCCTGGTGGGCGGGCTGGTGTGCCTGGTGGGCGTCAGCCTGACTCGCCGCCGGACCCGCACCCGCCGTGCGGGTTCAAGGTCCGCGGCCCGTGGCGTTTCCGGGCAGAACCAGGCCTTCCCGGCGGACAATCGGGACTAA
- a CDS encoding polysaccharide deacetylase family protein has translation MLVLSTFVSTVALAPAAHAADPVVVTLTFDDAHADQLGAAAYMNAKGLKGTFYVPSGFLNADAAYMSTAQALALQSAGNEIGGHSVTHADLAFADTAEVTRQICNDRISLRDLGFRITSFAYPYASSTPAIEGIANTCGYNSARGLGDIASHIAGTETFPLAETMPPADPFLTKAPDQIDNTWTLQNLEDLTLKAQPGGGWMQYTFHHIGVDTEPLNVTTANFNALIDFLAAEQSAGRIVVKTVDQVIGGAVKNNTAGPQPPAPLTSGNLIRNPGFETAGPIAGDAPYCWVPGGFGTNTYTYSTVTAAHTGTAAQQVVVSSYQSGNAKILPPQDTGQCTPTVTPGQRYSMSAWYTSTANTQFEIYYRTGTGSWHYWTSSPYFGPAATFTQATWTSPPVPAGATAMTLSLTMFSAGTLVTDDYSLTKAAVDPGAFQSMAPVRLLDTRSSGGPVGPKGTVSFQVGGNSGIPANVAAVTFNLTVTNPTSNGFVTAYASGTTRPNASNLNYDTGQTVPNSVTVPVGADGKVTLYSESTGTANLIADVSGYYAAGTAVAGGAFRPVAPARFLDTRTTGTPVAPKGSVSFQVGGNSGIPAGVSAVTFNLTVANSTSNGFVTAYASGTSIPTASNLNYDRGQIVPNRVTVPVGADGKVSLYNESTGTAHLIADVSGYYMSGPVTLPGMFQPIAPTRFLDTRSGSPVAANGTIPVQIGSVSGVPATASATIFNLTVANPTRNGFVTAYPSGSSLPNASNVNYAAGQIVPNSVTVPLGPDGKVSLTNSSTGTTHLIADVSGYFL, from the coding sequence TTGCTGGTCCTTTCGACTTTTGTCAGCACTGTAGCCCTCGCACCGGCCGCCCATGCGGCAGATCCCGTAGTGGTCACCCTGACCTTCGATGACGCACACGCGGACCAGCTTGGTGCCGCGGCGTATATGAATGCCAAGGGCCTGAAGGGCACGTTCTATGTTCCCTCTGGCTTCCTCAATGCTGATGCCGCCTACATGTCAACGGCCCAGGCCCTTGCCCTGCAGTCAGCCGGAAACGAGATCGGCGGCCACAGCGTCACCCATGCCGACCTTGCGTTCGCCGATACAGCTGAGGTCACCCGGCAGATCTGCAACGACCGCATCAGCCTGAGGGACCTGGGCTTCCGCATCACCAGCTTCGCGTATCCGTACGCCTCCTCGACTCCGGCCATCGAAGGCATTGCCAACACATGCGGCTACAACAGCGCCCGGGGCCTGGGTGACATTGCAAGCCACATCGCGGGAACCGAAACGTTCCCGCTGGCCGAGACCATGCCCCCGGCAGACCCGTTCCTCACGAAGGCGCCGGACCAGATAGACAACACGTGGACCCTCCAGAACCTGGAAGACCTGACCCTCAAGGCCCAGCCGGGCGGCGGCTGGATGCAGTACACGTTCCACCACATCGGTGTGGACACTGAGCCGCTGAACGTCACCACGGCGAACTTCAACGCCTTGATTGACTTCCTGGCCGCCGAACAAAGCGCCGGCCGGATCGTCGTCAAGACCGTGGACCAGGTGATTGGCGGAGCTGTCAAGAACAACACCGCCGGACCACAGCCACCGGCCCCCCTGACCTCCGGCAACCTCATCCGGAACCCGGGCTTCGAGACAGCGGGCCCCATTGCCGGGGATGCACCATACTGCTGGGTTCCGGGTGGATTTGGAACCAACACCTACACCTACAGCACGGTGACGGCAGCCCACACGGGCACTGCCGCCCAGCAGGTGGTGGTGTCCTCCTACCAGAGCGGGAATGCCAAGATACTGCCCCCGCAGGACACGGGTCAGTGCACCCCGACCGTGACACCCGGGCAGCGATACTCAATGTCTGCCTGGTATACGTCAACGGCCAACACGCAGTTCGAGATCTACTACAGGACCGGCACGGGTAGCTGGCACTACTGGACCTCAAGCCCCTACTTCGGGCCAGCGGCCACGTTCACCCAAGCCACGTGGACTTCGCCGCCGGTCCCGGCGGGCGCCACCGCCATGACCCTGTCCCTGACAATGTTCAGCGCCGGAACACTCGTGACAGACGACTACAGCCTGACCAAGGCAGCCGTTGACCCGGGGGCATTCCAGTCCATGGCGCCGGTGCGCCTGCTCGACACCCGGTCCAGCGGCGGCCCCGTCGGTCCGAAGGGAACCGTGTCGTTCCAGGTTGGTGGCAACAGCGGCATCCCCGCGAACGTTGCAGCCGTGACCTTCAACCTGACCGTTACGAATCCAACGTCCAACGGCTTCGTCACGGCCTACGCGTCCGGCACCACACGGCCCAATGCGTCCAACCTGAACTATGACACCGGGCAAACAGTCCCCAACAGCGTCACGGTTCCGGTGGGCGCCGACGGCAAGGTCACGCTTTACAGTGAGTCGACTGGCACCGCCAACCTGATTGCGGACGTTTCCGGCTACTACGCGGCAGGAACAGCTGTTGCAGGTGGAGCCTTCCGACCAGTAGCACCGGCGAGGTTCCTGGACACCCGGACCACGGGAACCCCCGTGGCACCGAAGGGCAGCGTGTCCTTCCAGGTGGGCGGCAACAGCGGCATCCCGGCAGGCGTTTCGGCAGTGACCTTCAACCTCACTGTTGCCAACTCCACCTCTAACGGATTTGTCACCGCTTACGCCTCAGGGACGTCCATTCCCACGGCTTCCAACCTCAACTACGACAGGGGCCAGATTGTCCCCAACAGGGTCACGGTTCCGGTGGGAGCGGACGGAAAGGTGTCGCTGTACAACGAGTCCACCGGTACCGCGCACCTGATCGCCGACGTTTCCGGTTATTACATGTCAGGTCCGGTAACCCTTCCCGGCATGTTCCAGCCGATTGCGCCCACCCGTTTCCTGGACACCAGGTCCGGCAGTCCGGTGGCCGCCAACGGCACCATCCCGGTCCAGATCGGCTCGGTCAGCGGGGTTCCGGCAACGGCCTCGGCGACCATCTTCAACCTGACCGTGGCCAATCCGACCAGGAACGGCTTCGTCACGGCCTACCCGTCCGGATCGTCACTGCCGAATGCCTCCAACGTGAACTACGCCGCCGGGCAGATTGTCCCGAACAGCGTCACTGTTCCCCTGGGACCGGATGGCAAGGTCAGCCTCACGAACAGCTCAACAGGCACCACGCATCTGATCGCAGACGTCTCGGGATATTTCCTCTGA
- a CDS encoding PHP domain-containing protein, giving the protein MDAVAALNEIAFWLERGRAATFKVQAFRKAAAAISALPPDEVAARARNGRLKSMKGIGDRTFQVIRQAVDGSVPDYLADLREKGAQPLAAGGATVRNALRGDLHSHSEWSDGGSPIEVMVAAAEVLGREYLALTDHSPNLTIANGLSAERLANQLEVVAAINSGGKDGGPHDGTVRLLAGIEVDILESGELDQDPELLDRLDIVVASVHSKLRADRKTMTARMLGGILAPHTNVLGHCTGRLVEGSRGTRPQSEFDAKEIFAACAENNVAVEINSRPERQDPPDELIKLALEAGCLFSIDSDAHAPGQLDFLQYGAERAERNDVPPERIITTWTVDKLLDWAAS; this is encoded by the coding sequence ATGGATGCCGTCGCAGCGCTCAACGAGATCGCCTTCTGGCTGGAGCGCGGACGCGCTGCCACCTTCAAGGTCCAAGCCTTCCGCAAGGCCGCCGCCGCCATCAGCGCCTTGCCGCCGGACGAAGTGGCCGCCCGGGCACGGAACGGCCGGCTTAAGTCGATGAAGGGCATCGGCGACCGGACGTTCCAGGTCATCCGGCAGGCGGTGGACGGGTCCGTCCCGGACTACCTGGCTGACCTCCGGGAGAAAGGCGCCCAGCCTCTGGCCGCCGGCGGTGCCACCGTCCGGAACGCCCTGCGCGGCGACCTGCACAGCCACAGCGAATGGTCCGACGGCGGCTCCCCCATCGAGGTGATGGTCGCCGCCGCGGAAGTTCTTGGGCGGGAGTACCTGGCCCTGACAGACCACTCCCCCAACCTGACTATCGCCAACGGCCTCTCCGCCGAACGCCTGGCGAACCAGCTCGAGGTGGTGGCCGCCATCAACAGCGGGGGCAAGGACGGTGGACCGCACGACGGCACGGTCCGGCTGCTGGCGGGCATCGAAGTGGACATCCTGGAATCCGGAGAGCTGGACCAGGACCCGGAACTGCTGGACCGGCTGGACATCGTGGTGGCCAGCGTCCATTCGAAGCTCCGGGCAGACCGCAAAACCATGACCGCGCGGATGCTCGGCGGCATCCTGGCACCCCACACCAACGTCCTGGGCCACTGCACAGGCCGGCTGGTGGAGGGCTCCCGTGGCACCCGCCCCCAGTCCGAATTCGATGCCAAGGAGATCTTCGCCGCCTGCGCCGAGAACAATGTTGCCGTCGAGATCAATTCCCGGCCAGAGCGGCAGGACCCTCCGGATGAGCTGATCAAGCTCGCATTGGAGGCAGGCTGCCTGTTCTCCATCGACAGCGACGCCCACGCGCCCGGACAGCTGGATTTCCTCCAGTACGGGGCCGAGCGGGCCGAACGTAATGACGTGCCGCCGGAGCGGATCATCACCACCTGGACGGTGGACAAGCTCCTTGACTGGGCGGCCAGCTAG